Genomic window (Arthrobacter sp. StoSoilA2):
GTTGCGAGTTCCTCAACAACGACACCTTCAAGCCCGATGGCAACCAACAGCAGCAGTCCAAGCAGATCGCTGCCCACTATCACGAGATCGCAGACAAGCTGGCTCCGGAAATTGGCGATCCCATCAAGGAGATGGCCGCCATCATGGACAAAGCCGCGGCGTCGTCGCTCGGGGCGGCAACGCAGGAACAGCAACAGCAGCTGACCGTGCACTTCAACAAAATCGGCGAGTACTGCAAGTAGGCAAGTCATGGCGCGTCATCGGCTAATCTGGAGCGGTGACCCTGCGCTTCTATGACACCGCCTCCGCCGAAGTCCGCGACTTCGTTCCCCTCGAAGATGGCAAGGCCAGCGTGTACTACTGCGGGGCTACCGTTCAGGGGATGCCCCACGTAGGGCACGTCAGGTCCGCAATCGCGTTTGACCAACTGACGCGCTGGCTCGAATTCCGTGGGCACCGCGTCACGGTAGTGCGCAACGTCACGGACATCGACGACAAAATCCTGGCCAAGTCCGAGCAATCCTTCGGTCCCGACTGGGCCGCCGAGCCGACAGCGCGGAAGGACGAGGAGTGGTGGGCTCTGGCTTACCGCTACGAGCAGGAATTCGAGAACGCCTACGAATCCCTCGGCGTCCAGCGCCCGACGTACGAGCCACGAGCCACCGGGCACATCCCGGAAATGCATGCGCTGATCCAGCGGCTGATCGACCGCGGCCATGCCTACCCCGCCCTGGACGACTCCGGAGACGTGTACTTCGACGTGCGCTCCTGGAGCAAATACGGATCGCTGACGCGGCAGAACATTGATGACATGCAAGGCGCCCCCGACGCCGACCCTCGCGGCAAGAGGGATCCGCGCGACTTCGCGCTGTGGAAGGGTTACAAAGACGGCGAACCCGTCACTGCCAAATGGGAGTCCCCCTGGGGAGCCGGACGCCCAGGGTGGCACCTCGAATGCTCCGCCATGGTCACCAAATACCTGGGCACGCGCTTCGACATCCATGGTGGGGGATTGGACCTCCGATTCCCGCACCACGAAAACGAGATGGCCCAGTCCCAGGCCGCAGGCGATGAATTCGCCAATTTCTGGATGCACAACGGCATGGTCACCTACGAGGGCGAAAAGATGTCCAAGTCCATCGGCAATACGGTGAGTCCTGCCGAGATGCTTGACCTGGCCTCGCCCCGCGTGGTCCGGTACTACCTTGGCCAGGCCCACTACCGATCCGTACTGGACTATCGACCCACATCGCTGCAGGAAGCAGCGGCCGCCGTCGAACGCATTGATGGCTTTATCGCCAAAGCCGCCGCGAAGGTGGGGCAGCAACTCAGTGAGCCGAAGAGCTACGCCGAGGATGCGCAGGCCGCGATGCCGGCCGCCTTCATCGCGGCCATGGATGATGACCTCAACGTCCCGCAGGCGCTCGGCGTCCTGCACGAGACCGTTCGGGCCGGCAACACAGCCCTGGCTGCCGGGGACCTGGGCGCCGTAAAAGACGCTCTCTCCAGCGTCCACGCCATGACAAATGTCCTTGGCCTGGACGCCGTGAAACGGCCGGAGGCCGTGCAGAGCCGCGAACACGCGGCACTGGAAATTTTGGTGGAAGCGCAGCTTGAGGCCCGCGCCGCAGCCAGGGCCAACAAGGACTGGGCCGCGTCCGACGCCATCCGCGACACCCTCGCGGCCGCCGGAGTCGTCGTCGAAGATGGTGCGGAAGGCGCTACCTGGAGCCTGAAACGCGACTGACAAACCGCCGCCACCGCCGAATTGCATTGGGTCAGTAGACTGGAATGCAGACTCATTAATTTCAAGCAAGGTGGACAGAATGGCCAACCACGGTCGCCCGGGTGCAATCCGCAAGAGCAAGAAGGGCCCCTCCACGGGTACCGGAGGCCACGGTCGCAAGGCCCTCGAAGGCAAGGGGCCCACCCCCAAGGCCGAGGACCGGACCTACCACAAGGCGTACAAGAACAAGCAGCTTTCCGAGCGTTCAGCCGCCAAGCGCGGTCCTGCGCGCCCGGGAAGCGGCGCCCGCTCCGGCCCCAAGGGCCGCGCAACTGAAGAGCTGGTCACCGGCCGCAACTCGGTTGTGGAAGCGCTGCGCGCCGGCATCCCTGCAAAGGCCCTGCATGTTGCCATCCGCATCGAAATGGATGACCGCGTCAAAGAGTCCCTCAAGCTTGCGGCAGAGCGCGGCATCCCGCTTCTGGAAACCGGCAAGCCCGAACTGGACCGCATGACCGAGGACGCAGTCCACCAAGGTCTCGTCCTGCAGATCCCGCCGTACGAGTACGAGGACGCCTACGACCTCGCAGAGACCACCATCGCCAAGTGGAAGAAGGGGCACATCTCCAACGCCCCGATCTTCGTTGCACTCGACGGCATCACCGATCCCCGCAACCTCGGTGCGATCATCCGTTCCGTCTCCGCGTTCAGCGGCCACGGTGTCATCGTTCCCGAGCGCCGGTCCGTCGGCGTCACGGCCTCCGCTTGGAAGACCAGCGCCGGTGCCGCAGTCCGCGTACCCGTGGCCCGCGCGTCGAACCTCAACAACGCGCTCAAGCAGTTCAAGAACATGGGCATCTACGTGCTCGGCCTGGACGGCGACGGCGACGTCTCGCTGCCCGACCTCACCGTAGCCACCGAGCCCGTCTGCATCGTAGTCGGGTCCGAAGGCAAGGGCCTCAGCCGCCTCGTGCGCGAAAACTGCGACCAGATCGTCTCGATTCCGATCGACTCCGCCATGGAATCGCTCAACGCATCCATGGCCGTGGGCATCTCGCTGTACGAGGTCTCGAGGCAGCGCGCAAGCTAATCCGTCAAGGCGCCGCAAGCGCCATCCTCCGCGTGCTGCTCCTCCGTCGCTTTGACGCACGCTTCCGGATGCCCCTTGCGCCGCCCTTGGATGCTCTCTCACTTCCCGCGGGTTTTTGACGGATCTTCTCTCACTTCCTGCCCGTTTTCGGCCAACGCTCTCTCACTTCATGCTGGTGGGGGAGCGTTTGCTGTCCTCTGGAATGACGACGACGGCGGCATCCGGCCCGGGCGGTCCGGTCCCCTTTGACAAGGGGATGTGAGAGAA
Coding sequences:
- the cysS gene encoding cysteine--tRNA ligase, with amino-acid sequence MTLRFYDTASAEVRDFVPLEDGKASVYYCGATVQGMPHVGHVRSAIAFDQLTRWLEFRGHRVTVVRNVTDIDDKILAKSEQSFGPDWAAEPTARKDEEWWALAYRYEQEFENAYESLGVQRPTYEPRATGHIPEMHALIQRLIDRGHAYPALDDSGDVYFDVRSWSKYGSLTRQNIDDMQGAPDADPRGKRDPRDFALWKGYKDGEPVTAKWESPWGAGRPGWHLECSAMVTKYLGTRFDIHGGGLDLRFPHHENEMAQSQAAGDEFANFWMHNGMVTYEGEKMSKSIGNTVSPAEMLDLASPRVVRYYLGQAHYRSVLDYRPTSLQEAAAAVERIDGFIAKAAAKVGQQLSEPKSYAEDAQAAMPAAFIAAMDDDLNVPQALGVLHETVRAGNTALAAGDLGAVKDALSSVHAMTNVLGLDAVKRPEAVQSREHAALEILVEAQLEARAAARANKDWAASDAIRDTLAAAGVVVEDGAEGATWSLKRD
- the rlmB gene encoding 23S rRNA (guanosine(2251)-2'-O)-methyltransferase RlmB; translation: MANHGRPGAIRKSKKGPSTGTGGHGRKALEGKGPTPKAEDRTYHKAYKNKQLSERSAAKRGPARPGSGARSGPKGRATEELVTGRNSVVEALRAGIPAKALHVAIRIEMDDRVKESLKLAAERGIPLLETGKPELDRMTEDAVHQGLVLQIPPYEYEDAYDLAETTIAKWKKGHISNAPIFVALDGITDPRNLGAIIRSVSAFSGHGVIVPERRSVGVTASAWKTSAGAAVRVPVARASNLNNALKQFKNMGIYVLGLDGDGDVSLPDLTVATEPVCIVVGSEGKGLSRLVRENCDQIVSIPIDSAMESLNASMAVGISLYEVSRQRAS